One window of the Candidatus Jettenia sp. genome contains the following:
- a CDS encoding ABC transporter substrate-binding protein, translated as MQKYNKYLSIRILIVFWYIITFLFQISFHTSPAIAKENTVIIIQSQQIVAYDEAVKGFQEGCKGKNISIRAMYNLNGDAEEGKRIIQNIKGKKFKPDLILAVGILAATIVKDQFTDIPIIFCMVINHERFNLQGVNVTGISSEASVEDQFAVLKEFLGTHKNIGVIYDPTKTGKIISEATHIAKKFEFNLITKEVDSENKATSVLNTIIRKIDILWIIPDGTVITKNSLDTILKGTLKYNLPTFCTSSAIVKAGALMSVSTDYTHTGIQASEIAQTLLNSPKTTSLGVQQPEKLTLTLNTQTADMLGINLSSIQSRSDVVLYP; from the coding sequence ATGCAAAAATATAACAAATACCTTAGTATTCGAATACTCATAGTATTTTGGTATATCATCACCTTTCTTTTCCAAATCTCATTCCATACTTCCCCAGCGATTGCAAAAGAAAACACTGTCATCATTATTCAAAGTCAACAAATTGTAGCTTACGATGAAGCTGTTAAGGGTTTTCAAGAAGGATGTAAAGGGAAAAACATCTCCATACGGGCAATGTATAACCTGAACGGAGATGCAGAGGAGGGTAAAAGAATTATCCAAAATATCAAGGGTAAGAAATTCAAACCCGATCTTATCTTAGCAGTAGGAATCCTTGCCGCAACGATCGTAAAAGATCAATTTACGGACATACCTATTATATTTTGTATGGTTATTAATCACGAACGCTTTAATCTCCAGGGAGTCAATGTTACTGGTATATCCTCTGAAGCATCGGTAGAAGATCAATTTGCTGTTCTCAAAGAGTTCCTCGGCACCCATAAGAATATAGGAGTTATTTATGATCCTACGAAAACAGGGAAAATTATCTCGGAAGCAACCCATATCGCAAAAAAGTTTGAATTCAATCTCATTACAAAAGAAGTTGACTCAGAAAATAAAGCAACATCAGTATTAAACACTATTATCCGTAAAATAGATATTTTATGGATAATCCCTGATGGCACCGTAATTACCAAAAATTCATTAGATACTATCCTCAAAGGGACACTGAAATATAACTTACCTACATTCTGCACATCAAGTGCAATTGTAAAGGCAGGGGCATTGATGTCTGTCTCGACAGATTATACTCATACAGGTATTCAAGCATCTGAGATAGCTCAAACATTATTAAACAGCCCGAAAACCACTTCATTGGGTGTTCAACAACCAGAAAAGTTAACATTAACCTTAAATACTCAAACAGCAGACATGCTTGGAATAAATCTTTCGTCCATTCAATCTCGCTCTGATGTGGTTCTTTACCCATAG
- a CDS encoding TonB-dependent receptor, with protein MAHYRQTTGFDGIVRSDFQTALDNLFGSAASQAPGRVHDGRQEYDLNLKVTYEDLWFQGWYSNKNREPFLGGGLSLNDESDLEDNYVFGEVGYKKTLEERFTLRPRAYYDQFDSNSKFEAFPENTIFPTDINNDGTEELTIYPDGQIFIVKGIERIVGTKVPLDYTLFDGNIITLGLEYRLINQSDNHFLANFDQVTGAPLPDIEDFSDTFSFLPDITRRIFSVYLQDTWDITDTLNLTLGVRHDRYNDFGNATSPRAGLTWAFLKNASLKLLYGEAFRAPSFYEMFQIGIGNKDLDPEKIRTYEVGLSYQFNKYVTSSVNYFYNDIKDLIALQRDISGSSRFENLTNAHVQGIEMETKVDISASNYIFMNYTFQNPEDNEGNDLPFVAQHKGNFGINVHHWKYINTNISTFVSGRRSRIDTDPRDDLPAYALLNFSIIGREFFKTMEVQGTVFNILDKDYSDPGPTRIPDDLPRPGRTFFVGLSYQL; from the coding sequence ATGGCTCATTACAGACAAACTACTGGATTTGATGGCATTGTCAGGAGTGATTTTCAGACAGCACTTGATAACCTCTTTGGGTCTGCAGCCTCACAAGCCCCTGGAAGGGTACATGATGGAAGGCAAGAATATGACTTGAACCTGAAAGTTACTTATGAGGATTTATGGTTCCAGGGGTGGTACAGCAACAAGAATCGCGAACCCTTTCTTGGCGGAGGTCTCTCCTTAAATGATGAATCTGACCTTGAAGATAATTATGTATTTGGAGAGGTAGGATATAAAAAAACCCTGGAGGAAAGATTTACTTTGAGACCAAGGGCCTATTATGATCAATTTGATAGTAATAGCAAGTTCGAAGCATTCCCAGAAAACACTATCTTTCCTACAGACATAAATAACGATGGAACAGAGGAGCTTACGATTTACCCTGATGGACAAATTTTTATCGTTAAGGGAATTGAAAGGATTGTAGGTACAAAGGTTCCCCTTGATTACACATTGTTTGATGGAAATATTATTACCCTGGGGCTGGAATACCGGTTGATCAACCAATCCGATAACCACTTTCTCGCTAATTTCGACCAAGTCACAGGAGCTCCATTACCTGATATCGAAGATTTTTCTGATACATTTTCCTTTTTACCCGATATCACACGAAGAATATTTTCCGTTTATCTTCAGGATACTTGGGATATTACTGATACTCTGAATCTCACCCTTGGTGTAAGACATGATCGATACAATGATTTTGGCAATGCAACAAGTCCACGAGCTGGCTTAACATGGGCATTTTTGAAAAATGCATCACTAAAACTTCTTTATGGGGAGGCATTCCGGGCACCAAGCTTTTATGAGATGTTCCAAATTGGTATTGGAAATAAGGACCTGGACCCAGAAAAAATAAGGACATACGAGGTTGGATTAAGTTACCAATTTAATAAATATGTTACCAGCAGTGTTAATTATTTTTACAACGATATTAAAGATCTTATTGCTCTGCAACGTGACATCTCTGGTTCCTCACGTTTTGAAAATCTTACCAATGCCCATGTTCAGGGTATTGAGATGGAAACTAAGGTGGATATTAGTGCAAGCAATTACATCTTTATGAATTATACCTTTCAAAATCCAGAAGATAACGAAGGAAACGACTTGCCATTTGTTGCACAACATAAAGGTAATTTTGGTATAAATGTACATCACTGGAAGTACATAAATACTAATATAAGTACTTTTGTTAGCGGAAGACGCTCAAGGATTGATACTGACCCAAGAGACGATCTACCAGCTTATGCACTCCTTAATTTCTCTATCATTGGAAGGGAATTCTTTAAGACCATGGAAGTGCAAGGGACGGTATTCAATATTCTTGATAAAGATTACAGTGACCCGGGGCCTACCCGCATACCGGATGATCTTCCTCGGCCGGGAAGGACATTTTTTGTTGGATTGAGTTATCAACTTTAG
- a CDS encoding GNAT family N-acetyltransferase, translating to MITEYHGIRIQPTTNLPVRCTCNVFYLYKQISIRYGENFSNNQDWSFFFMVFVIENLKESDVETTIGLFHSSINELHAESQEVERLHFKDRYPVEEVKMRLNNKDCIYLVGKEDGKIVGFLFAWVSEGVGNIHWMGIDPGYRKKGYGDKILQETLRLFMERGCYEAKLFTYPSEKAAYHLFQKHGFKEIAFIDDRFFGVNIILMVRKIARVPEEHRSKKIVLAGEAGQGIKLMAHVLASILAKLGKEVSLNLIYDATVRGGNIRAEIVYSDDKIDVPFFEEADIGLQLSKILDPSVKAKLVLIESSACDAECKKCELRCPASDRIPFEKLAIEQFNSPIFVNMIALGRVLSKIGINIETVNFASEFPSQFLDENIKAVRYGYTYQD from the coding sequence TTGATTACTGAATACCATGGAATTCGTATTCAACCAACCACCAACCTGCCTGTGCGTTGTACCTGTAATGTATTTTATCTTTACAAGCAGATTTCGATTCGATACGGAGAAAATTTTTCTAACAATCAAGATTGGTCCTTTTTCTTTATGGTTTTTGTCATTGAGAATCTCAAAGAATCCGATGTAGAAACAACTATAGGCCTTTTCCATAGTAGTATAAATGAATTACATGCTGAGAGCCAGGAGGTTGAACGCCTGCACTTTAAGGATAGGTATCCTGTGGAAGAGGTTAAGATGCGACTCAATAATAAAGACTGTATTTATCTCGTTGGCAAAGAAGATGGAAAGATTGTAGGTTTTCTATTTGCCTGGGTTTCAGAAGGTGTAGGTAATATTCATTGGATGGGCATAGACCCAGGATATAGAAAGAAGGGATACGGGGATAAAATCTTACAGGAGACCCTGAGGCTCTTCATGGAAAGAGGTTGTTATGAGGCAAAGCTATTTACCTATCCTTCTGAGAAAGCAGCGTATCATCTTTTTCAAAAGCACGGATTTAAAGAGATAGCTTTTATTGATGATCGATTTTTTGGTGTGAATATTATTCTTATGGTGCGGAAGATTGCCAGAGTACCAGAGGAGCATCGTTCAAAAAAGATTGTACTGGCAGGTGAGGCAGGTCAGGGAATTAAGCTTATGGCTCATGTACTGGCCAGTATTTTAGCGAAATTGGGAAAAGAGGTCTCCCTGAACCTTATCTATGATGCCACGGTACGTGGCGGCAATATTCGGGCGGAGATTGTATATTCGGATGATAAGATCGATGTTCCCTTTTTTGAAGAGGCAGATATTGGGCTTCAGCTTTCAAAAATACTCGATCCTTCAGTTAAGGCAAAACTTGTACTCATCGAATCATCTGCCTGTGATGCGGAATGTAAAAAGTGTGAACTCCGTTGTCCTGCAAGTGATCGCATTCCATTTGAGAAACTTGCCATAGAGCAATTTAACAGCCCTATCTTTGTTAATATGATTGCCCTTGGCAGGGTGCTCAGCAAGATTGGTATTAATATTGAGACAGTAAACTTTGCTTCCGAGTTTCCATCACAATTTCTCGATGAGAATATAAAGGCAGTACGCTATGGCTATACGTACCAAGATTAG
- a CDS encoding fumarate hydratase has translation MAIRTKISTSEIIEKVSQLCMDANFNLNDDISTALEDSYEAEGSPVAKEIFAELLENARIARTCQMPICQDTGVAVVFVELGEHVEVTGGRLYDAIHEGVRKGYKDGFLRKSIVTDPLNRINTGDNTPAIIHTELIPENYLKITLMAKGGGCENMSRIAMLTPSDGREGVINFVVETVKIAQANPCPPIIVGVGIGGTFDYAALLAKKALLRDLGTKHRNPDTAALEQEMLGRINNLGIGAQGLGGWITAMAVHVERYPCHIASLPVAVNIECHAHRVKTVLLGK, from the coding sequence ATGGCTATACGTACCAAGATTAGCACATCCGAAATAATTGAAAAGGTATCTCAGCTTTGCATGGATGCCAACTTCAATTTAAATGACGATATTTCTACTGCCCTGGAAGACTCATATGAGGCGGAAGGATCTCCTGTTGCAAAAGAGATATTTGCAGAGTTATTAGAGAACGCAAGGATTGCCCGTACATGCCAGATGCCAATATGCCAGGATACCGGAGTTGCAGTTGTTTTTGTAGAATTGGGCGAGCATGTAGAGGTTACCGGGGGACGTCTTTATGATGCCATTCATGAGGGTGTTCGTAAAGGATATAAGGACGGTTTCCTGCGAAAATCGATTGTTACAGACCCTCTCAACCGAATCAACACGGGCGATAATACACCGGCTATTATCCATACAGAGCTTATACCTGAAAATTATCTAAAGATTACTCTTATGGCTAAAGGTGGCGGATGTGAGAATATGAGCCGTATTGCTATGCTAACACCATCGGACGGCAGAGAAGGTGTGATTAATTTTGTAGTAGAAACCGTAAAGATAGCACAAGCCAATCCGTGTCCACCTATTATTGTAGGCGTTGGAATTGGTGGTACATTTGATTATGCCGCCCTCTTGGCCAAGAAGGCACTATTGAGAGATCTGGGGACGAAGCATCGTAATCCTGATACTGCTGCGTTAGAACAAGAGATGTTGGGACGAATAAACAATTTGGGCATTGGTGCACAAGGACTTGGCGGCTGGATTACGGCTATGGCTGTCCATGTGGAACGCTACCCGTGTCATATTGCAAGTTTACCGGTAGCTGTGAATATCGAATGTCATGCTCATCGGGTTAAAACCGTATTATTAGGAAAATAG
- a CDS encoding Fe-S-containing hydro-lyase yields MSEILYLKTSMIENDIPRLRIGNKVMISGVIYTARDAAHKRLVELIDQGKELPFDVRNQIIYYVGPSPARPGNPIGSCGPTTSYRMDVYTPQLLSKGLKATIGKGNRSQRVIEAMVHYKAVYFAATGGAAALLAKAIKKADVIAYKDLGAEAIMRLEVENFPVVVANDIYGNDLYKEGVAKYIRI; encoded by the coding sequence ATGTCAGAGATACTCTATCTAAAAACATCTATGATAGAGAATGATATTCCCCGCCTCAGGATTGGGAATAAGGTTATGATTAGTGGAGTTATTTATACCGCCAGGGATGCAGCACATAAACGGCTTGTGGAGCTTATTGATCAGGGTAAAGAACTGCCTTTTGATGTGCGGAATCAAATTATCTATTACGTCGGCCCAAGCCCCGCCCGCCCTGGCAATCCTATTGGTTCTTGTGGTCCAACCACGAGCTACCGAATGGACGTATATACACCTCAATTATTGTCAAAAGGTCTCAAGGCAACTATAGGGAAAGGTAATCGTTCTCAGCGTGTTATTGAGGCTATGGTACATTACAAAGCTGTTTATTTTGCTGCTACAGGCGGTGCGGCTGCTTTGTTGGCAAAAGCTATAAAAAAGGCAGATGTTATTGCTTACAAAGACTTGGGTGCTGAAGCTATTATGAGGCTTGAAGTTGAGAATTTTCCCGTAGTAGTTGCTAATGATATATATGGGAATGACTTATACAAAGAAGGGGTTGCAAAA